In one Brienomyrus brachyistius isolate T26 chromosome 12, BBRACH_0.4, whole genome shotgun sequence genomic region, the following are encoded:
- the znf330 gene encoding zinc finger protein 330 isoform X2 — translation MECDKCQRRQKNRAFCYFCASVQKLPMCAQCGKTKCMKSSDCVIKHPGMHSTGLAMVGAVCDFCEAWVCHGRKCLSSHACSCPLSDADCVECDRSVWEHGGRIFRCSFCQNFLCEDDQFEHQASCQVLEAETFKCVSCNRLGQHSCLRCKACFCDDHTRSKVFKQEKGKAPPCPKCGHETQGTKDLSMSTRTVKFGRQSGMDDGSEASGYDSYWKNLSAGANEDQEGDSADEDYDEEDYDLEEDEEEEDEQSDSEMAKSLATVNL, via the exons ATG GAATGTGACAAGTGCCAAAG GCGGCAGAAGAATCGGGCTTTCTGCTACTTCTGTGCCTCTGTGCAGAAGTTGCCGATGTGCGCTCAGTGCG GGAAGACTAAATGCATGAAGTCCTCTGACTGTGTCATCAAACACCCCGGCATGCACAGCACTGGCCTCGCCATGGTG ggggcagtgtgtgacttctGTGAGGCGTGGGTCTGCCACGGGAGGAAGTGCCTGAGCAGCCACGCCTGCAGCTGCCCGCTGTCTGACGCCGACTGCGTGGAGTGCGACCGCAGCGTGTGGGAGCACG GGGGCAGGATATTTCGCTGCTCCTTCTGCCAGAATTTCCTGTGTGAGGATGACCAGTTTGAACACCAAGCCAGCTGCCAAGTCCTGGAGGCTGAAACGTTCAAAT GTGTTTCCTGCAACCGTCTCGGCCAGCATTCCTGTCTGCGCTGCAAG GCCTGCTTCTGCGACGATCACACGCGGAGTAAAGTGTTCAAACAGGAGAAGGGGAAGGCACCCCCCTGTCCCAAATGCGGCCATGAAACGCAGGGAACCAAAGACCTCAGCATGTCCA CTCGCACCGTGAAGTTCGGCCGTCAGAGTGGGATGGACGACGGGTCTGAGGCCTCGGGCTATGACTCCTACTGGAAGAATCTGTCTGCCGGGGCCAACGAGGACCAGGAGGGAGACAGTGCCGATGAAGACTACGACGAAGAGGATTACGACCTcgaggaggatgaagaggaggaggatgagcaGTCGGATAGTGAGATGGCTAAGTCCTTGGCAACAGTTAATCTCTGA
- the znf330 gene encoding zinc finger protein 330 isoform X1, producing MPKKKTGARKKAENRKEREKQIRANREHVDVAKHPSNTSMECDKCQRRQKNRAFCYFCASVQKLPMCAQCGKTKCMKSSDCVIKHPGMHSTGLAMVGAVCDFCEAWVCHGRKCLSSHACSCPLSDADCVECDRSVWEHGGRIFRCSFCQNFLCEDDQFEHQASCQVLEAETFKCVSCNRLGQHSCLRCKACFCDDHTRSKVFKQEKGKAPPCPKCGHETQGTKDLSMSTRTVKFGRQSGMDDGSEASGYDSYWKNLSAGANEDQEGDSADEDYDEEDYDLEEDEEEEDEQSDSEMAKSLATVNL from the exons ATGCCGAAGAAGAAGACAGGTGCACGCAAAAAAGCCGAAAACCGAAAGGAGCGGGAGAAGCAAATTCGCGCCAACAGAGAGCATGTGGATGTGGCAAAGCACCCCAGCAACACGTCAATG GAATGTGACAAGTGCCAAAG GCGGCAGAAGAATCGGGCTTTCTGCTACTTCTGTGCCTCTGTGCAGAAGTTGCCGATGTGCGCTCAGTGCG GGAAGACTAAATGCATGAAGTCCTCTGACTGTGTCATCAAACACCCCGGCATGCACAGCACTGGCCTCGCCATGGTG ggggcagtgtgtgacttctGTGAGGCGTGGGTCTGCCACGGGAGGAAGTGCCTGAGCAGCCACGCCTGCAGCTGCCCGCTGTCTGACGCCGACTGCGTGGAGTGCGACCGCAGCGTGTGGGAGCACG GGGGCAGGATATTTCGCTGCTCCTTCTGCCAGAATTTCCTGTGTGAGGATGACCAGTTTGAACACCAAGCCAGCTGCCAAGTCCTGGAGGCTGAAACGTTCAAAT GTGTTTCCTGCAACCGTCTCGGCCAGCATTCCTGTCTGCGCTGCAAG GCCTGCTTCTGCGACGATCACACGCGGAGTAAAGTGTTCAAACAGGAGAAGGGGAAGGCACCCCCCTGTCCCAAATGCGGCCATGAAACGCAGGGAACCAAAGACCTCAGCATGTCCA CTCGCACCGTGAAGTTCGGCCGTCAGAGTGGGATGGACGACGGGTCTGAGGCCTCGGGCTATGACTCCTACTGGAAGAATCTGTCTGCCGGGGCCAACGAGGACCAGGAGGGAGACAGTGCCGATGAAGACTACGACGAAGAGGATTACGACCTcgaggaggatgaagaggaggaggatgagcaGTCGGATAGTGAGATGGCTAAGTCCTTGGCAACAGTTAATCTCTGA
- the LOC125704941 gene encoding RING finger protein 150-like: MAGSLLRACRSLALSSWLLSFCFVRLPCLDFTVAEKEEWYTALVNITYRDPRSSELHTERTECGRYGEQSPKQEARGVLAMAVQPRDREACEPGARFAVPPHAAAWIALIRQGNCTFREKIRNAASQNATAVVIFNVGSTNETFTMPHPGTGDIVAIMIPEYKGRKLVSLLEQNVTVTVHIAVGTRNLQKFVSRTSVVFVSISFIVLMIISLAWLVFYYIQRFRYANARDRNQRRLGDAAKKAISKLQVRTIRKGDKETDLDYDNCAVCIEGYKPNDVVRILPCRHLFHKSCVDPWLLEHRTCPMCKINILKALGIPPNADCMDDIPLDYETSVGEPPTSLPTRSSSLTLNESSVILDPAVRSVGLPRLYRDSELLSQAGERLMMASSDPQSASSSDLDDSSNPPLEAGLSDLEPASTPAPEEVKS, translated from the exons ATGGCTGGCTCCTTGCTCCGAGCCTGCCGCAGCCTggccctgtcctcctggctgcTCTCCTTTTGCTTTGTGCGTCTGCCGTGCCTGGACTTCACCGTGGCCGAGAAGGAGGAGTGGTACACGGCGCTGGTGAACATTACGTACCGGGACCCGCGGAGCTCGGAGCTGCACACGGAGCGCACCGAGTGCGGCCGCTACGGGGAGCAGTCCCCGAAGCAGGAGGCCCGCGGCGTGCTGGCTATGGCCGTCCAGCCGCGGGACCGAGAAGCGTGCGAACCCGGAGCCCGCTTCGCCGTTCCGCCCCACGCCGCCGCCTGGATCGCCCTGATCCGCCAGGGAAATTGCACTTTCCGTGAGAAGATCCGCAACGCCGCCAGCCAGAACGCGACGGCCGTGGTCATCTTCAACGTGGGCTCCACCAACGAGACATTCACCATGCCCCATCCAG GCACTGGGGACATCGTGGCCATCATGATCCCCGAGTACAAAGGCAGGAAGCTGGTGTCCTTGTTGGAGCAGAACGTAACCGTGACAGTGCACATCGCCGTCGGCACCCGCAACCTGCAGAAGTTCGTCAGCCGCACCTCCGTGGTCTTCGTTTCGATCTCCTTCATCGTGCTCATGATCATCTCCCTGGCCTGGCTCGTCTTCTACTACATCCAGAGGTTCCGCTACGCCAACGCCCGTGACCGCAACCAG AGACGCCTTGGTGATGCAGCCAAGAAAGCCATCAGCAAGCTACAAGTCCGCACCATCAGGAAAGGAGACAAG GAGACAGACCTCGATTACGACAACTGCGCAGTTTGCATCGAAGGCTACAAACCCAATGACGTGGTTAGGATATTACCATGCAG GCACCTCTTCCACAAGAGCTGTGTGGACCCTTGGCTGTTGGAGCACCGCACGTGTCCAATGTGCAAGATTAACATCCTCAAGGCCCTCGGCATTCCC CCCAACGCTGACTGCATGGACGACATCCCCCTGGACTACGAGACCTCGGTCGGGGAGCCGCCCACCAGCCTGCCTACCAGGTCCAGCAGCCTCACCCTGAACGAGAGCTCCGTCATTCTAGACCCAGCAGTGCGATCTGTCGGGCTCCCTCGCCTCTACCGCGACTCGGAGCTGCTGTCCCAGGCTGGAGAGCGCCTCATGATGGCCAGTA GTGATCCACAGTCTGCCTCTAGCAGTGACCTGGATGACTCCTCAAACCCGCCCTTGGAGGCCGGCCTTTCTGACCTGGAGCCAGCCTCCACTCCAGCACCAGAGGAGGTGAAGTCCTGA
- the LOC125705054 gene encoding TBC1 domain family member 9-like, with amino-acid sequence MWVELEEVLMAGALWTTERANPYFILQRRKGRGGGGLAGLLVGTLDVVLDSPARVAPYRILYQSPDSVVCWTVAHGASHREITAHWDWLEHNLLQTLSVFENENDITTFVRGKIQGIIAEYTKNPDVKEDDTDSFKEAITKFHKLFGMPEEEKLVNYYSCSYWKNKVPRQGKLYLSINHVCFCSFLLGKEVKLVIRWADVTQLERRATMLLPDVISVSTRSEEHIFSIFLNTNETFQLMEQLANIAMRQLLDNKSFEQDLSLPKLKTKTPKKVSALKRDLDARAKSERYRALFRLPKNEKLDGHTDCTLWVPFNKTHILGQMFVSTNYICFASKEETLCSLIIPLREVTVVEKADSSSVLPRPLSISTKNRMTFLFANLKDRDFLVQRISDFLQQTTSGIYFEEEITGSFSSSDDEAYSHQSSLPSCGSEPECERLFSLSDDSIPTASQALMTMYRRKSPEEFNPKLAKEVLKEKDWRSHFAEYGQGVCMYRTERTKDLVLRGIPDSMRGELWLLFSGAINEMTTHPGYYEELVEKSTGKCSLATEEIERDLHRSLPEHPAFQNEIGISALRRVLTAYAFRNPDIGYCQAMNIVTSVLLLYAKEEEAFWLLVALCERMLPDYYNTRVVGALVDQGVFEELARDHVPQLYDCMQNLGVISTISLSWFLTLFLSVMPFESAVVVVDCFFYEGVKVIFQLALSVLEANIDSLLKCRDDGEAMTVLGRYLDSVTNRDSTMPPIPHLHSLLIDDKDPHPEVDIFRLVHSSYEKFGTIRSDAIEQMRFKQRLRVIQTIEDTTKRNVIRTILTEMAFSAVELEELYVLFKAEYLATCYWGGSSSPADRHDPSLPYLDQYRIDLEQFTGLFNVLFPWAGGVHSDALAARFFRLLDCNADSLINFAEFATGLSLLCHGDLTEKLKLLYKLHALPEVTNKPEEPESAFEATQYFFEDLNPETSHGPDSRSIKDKDDGFVRVTFKNEKVKKLHVVECQNFLRLWNPDIKSNLDDVKELPKLNQGQFIELCKTLYSMFSEDPTEQDLYHATATVTSLLLEIGEVSKQFCSPTAGEENCGSDSGPVRQDVLFQMPSQGRHCLQELEFGNPLEEVGIEDSSPKGVGLSSVTLVSDDEAKDDASVSSYSVLSSGSQELEAKLRCEDIADDTVLVRKGHLGDSLPQPTYPDRDWAISFDQLLASVLNQPALVLYFEKPVDLMARISNAKNMCKVGSFASSCDHDLSLLSG; translated from the exons ATGTGGgtcgagctggaggaggtgctgATGGCCGGAGCCCTGTGGACTACGGAGAGGGCGAACCCCTATTTCATCTTGCAGCGGAGGAAGGGGCGCGGAGGCGGCGGACTGGCAG GCCTGCTGGTCGGGACCCTCGACGTTGTTCTGGACTCCCCTGCTCGTGTAGCTCCCTACAGAATCCTCTACCAGTCTCCAGACTCTGTGGTTTGCTGGACCGTAGCCCACG GAGCTTCCCACAGGGAGATTACGGCACACTGGGATTGGCTGGAGCACAACCTCCTACAGACGCTCTCTGTCTTTGAGAACGAAAACGACATCACCACTTTCGTCAGGGGCAAGATACAG GGTATCATTGCTGAGTATACGAAGAATCCCGATGTCAAGGAGGACGACACGGACAGCTTCAAGGAGGCCATCACCAAGTTCCACAAGCTGTTCGGGATGCCAGAGGAAGAGAAGCTGGTGAATTATTACTCCTGCAGCTACTGGAAGAACAAAGTGcccagacaaggaaaactgtaTCTCAGCATCAACCACGTCTGCTTCTGCTCTTTCCTGCTGGGGAAGGAGG TAAAGTTGGTGATCCGATGGGCTGATGTCACTCAGCTGGAGAGACGTGCCACCATGCTCTTACCGGATGTGATCTCAGTAAGCACCAGGTCCGAGgagcacatcttcagtattTTTTTGAATACCAATGAGACCTTCCAGTTGATGGAGCAGCTGGCCAACATTGCCATGAGGCAGCTGCTGGATAACAAGAGCTTTGAGCAGGACCTCTCACTGCCTAAGCTGAAGACCAAAACCCCGAAAAAGGTGTCTGCCCTCAAAAG GGATTTGGATGCCAGGGCGAAAAGCGAGCGATACCGTGCCCTGTTCAGGCTCCCCAAAAATGAGAAGCTGGACGGACACACAGACTGCACTCTCTGGGTCCCCTTCAACAAGACCCACATCCTAGGCCAGATGTTCGTTTCCACAAACTATATCTGCTTTGCCAGCAAGGAGGAGACCCTGTGCAGCCTCATCATCCCACTCAGAGAG GTGACAGTCGTAGAGAAGGCGGACAGCTCCAGCGTCCTGCCCAGACCTCTGTCTATCAGCACCAAGAACAGGATGACGTTCCTCTTTGCCAACCTCAAAGACCGCGACTTCCTAGTCCAGAGGATCTCAGACTTTCTACAGCAGACCACTTCCGGGATTTACTTTGAGGAAGAGATTACGGGGAGTTTCAGCTCATCGGATGATGAG GCCTACTCCCACCAGAGCAGCTTGCCATCCTGTGGCTCTGAACCCGAATGCGAGCGGCTCTTCAGCCTCAGCGATGACAGCATCCCTACCGCCAGCCAGGCCCTGATGACAATGTACCGCCGGAAGTCTCCAGAGGAGTTCAACCCAAAGCTG GCTAAGGAGGTCCTGAAGGAGAAAGACTGGAGGAGCCACTTTGCAGAGTATGGGCAGGGGGTGTGCATGTACCGCACGGAGAGGACCAAGGACCTGGTACTCAGAGGCATCCCTGACAGCATGCGAGGCGAGCTCTGGCTCCTCTTCTCCG GAGCCATCAATGAGATGACCACCCACCCAGGCTACTATGAGGAGTTGGTGGAGAAGTCCACGGGGAAATGCAGCCTGGCCACTGAGGAGATCGAGAGGGACCTGCATCGCTCCCTGCCCGAGCACCCCGCCTTCCAGAATGAAATCGGCATCTCCGCTCTCCGGAGAGTGCTCACCGCCTATGCCTTCCGCAACCCCGACATTGGATACTGCCAG GCCATGAATATTGTCACATCTGTGTTGTTGCTGTACGCTAAGGAGGAGGAGGCTTtctggctgctggtggccttgtGTGAGCGGATGCTGCCTGACTACTACAACACCAGAGTTGTCG GTGCGCTGGTGGACCAGGGTGTTTTTGAGGAACTGGCCAGGGACCATGTGCCCCAACTATATGACTGCATGCAGAACCTAGGTGTCATCTCCACCATCTCGCTGTCCTGGTTCCTCACGCTCTTCCTCAGCGTCATGCCCTTCGAGAGCGCCGTGGTGGTCGTTGACTGTTTCTTCTATGAGGGCGTCAAGGTGATCTTCCAGCTGGCCCTGTCTGTGCTGGAGGCCAACATTGACAGCCTCCTCAAATGCAGAGATGATGGCGAGGCCATGACAGTTCTGGGCAG GTACCTGGACAGCGTGACCAACAGAGACAGCACTATGCCCCCGATACCTCACCTGCACTCCCTGTTGATAGATGACAAGGACCCTCACCCAGAGGTGGACATCTTCAGGCTGGTGCACAGTTCGTATGAG AAATTTGGCACCATCCGGTCTGATGCCATTGAACAGATGCGCTTCAAACAGCGGTTGAGGGTGATTCAGACCATTGAGGACACAACAAAGCGCAATGTG ATCCGAACAATACTGACAGAAATGGCCTTCAGTGCTGTTGAGCTGGAGGAGCTGTATGTCCTCTTTAAG GCAGAGTACCTGGCCACCTGCTACTGGGGTGGGTCTAGCAGCCCAGCAGACAGGCATGACCCCAGCCTACCCTACCTGGACCAGTACCGCATTGACCTGGAGCAGTTCACAGGCCTCTTCAATGTGCTCTTCCCCTGGGCTGGCGGTGTCCACTCTGATGCCCTGGCTGCTCGCTTCTTCAGGCTCCTCGACTGTAATGCTGACTCCCTCATCAACTTCGCGGAGTTCGCCACCGGACTCA GTCTACTTTGTCATGGGGATCTGACTGAGAAGTTGAAGCTCCTCTATAAGCTGCACGCCTTGCCTG AGGTGACCAACAAACCAGAGGAACCAGAGTCTGCTTTTGAGGCCACCCAGTATTTCTTTGAAGATCTCAACCCTGAGACCTCTCACG GCCCTGATTCCAGGTCAATTAAAGATAAGGATGATGGTTTTGTCAGAGTTACCTTCAAGAATGAAAAAG TGAAGAAGCTGCATGTTGTTGAGTGTCAGAACTTCTTAAGGCTGTGGAATCCAGATATCAAGTCCAATCTGGATGACGTGAAGGAGCTGCCAAAACTGAACCAG GGCCAGTTCATTGAGCTCTGCAAGACCCTTTACAGCATGTTTAGTGAGGACCCAACTGAGCAGGATCTGTACCATGCAACCGCCACTGTCACCAGCTTGCTCTTGGAAATTGGCGAGGTGAGCAAGCAGTTCTGCAGCCCCACCGCTGGAGAAGAGAACTGTGGAAGTGACAGTGGCCCAGTGAGGCAGGATGTCCTGTTTCAGATGCCCAGCCAGGGGAGGCACTGTCTCCAGGAGCTGGAGTTTGGGAACccactagaggaggtggggatAGAGGACTCATCCCCAAAGGGGGTAGGGCTCTCCTCGGTCACACTGGTCTCTGACGACGAGGCCAAAGACGACGCCTCCGTCTCCTCCTACTCAGTGCTGAGCTCTGGCTCCCAGGAGCTGGAGGCCAAGCTTCGCTGCGAGGACATTGCTGATGACACAGTACTGGTGCGCAAAGGCCACCTCGGAGACAGCCTGCCCCAGCCCACCTACCCGGACCGGGACTGGGCCATCAGCTTCGATCAGCTGCTGGCCTCCGTGCTCAACCAGCCGGCCCTGGTGTTGTACTTCGAGAAGCCTGTGGACCTCATGGCTCGCATCTCCAATGCCAAGAATATGTGCAAAGTGGGCAGCTTTGCTTCTTCTTGTGACCACGACCTTTCTCTTCTCTCTGGATAG